One genomic window of Ctenopharyngodon idella isolate HZGC_01 chromosome 18, HZGC01, whole genome shotgun sequence includes the following:
- the LOC127500214 gene encoding leucine-rich repeat-containing protein 49 isoform X1: MRSYKQQKRDNNTAGSFLPPAVHSYKQHLAAVKSLLPDRLTQRPLDLRLSDELKKALNVDSVKPNPSKTDGRLHMAVRHMRAPVLAGESVFAGVQRCVFSLPVALPVGMVADLGLQAYRVKPHRIAHSAGAASAQSKAALAHMRGDTGSLRDSSAQSFPSAISFRDDVTSCPERLDLDRRGLTSIPDLDGGEKLRLLNMQHNLISHLQDLVHLRHLVFLDLHDNRLIDMSGISALSSLRVLLLGKNRIQRICDMDGLTKLDVLDLHSNQISQIENVSGLSKLRLLNLSGNRITRVENLQGLKCLTELNLRHNGITSVTGVEHLPRLQRLFLSANSISSFDALACLWDCRSLSELSVDGNPVALESCYRQTLLRCCSPHLQLLDMKRVTEEERRTASVSARKEDEKKKEGHKLAAHKERRRLAIQNAAQQWEGLKACLELPAQNGSKEDVSPDNSPAHSPAQTNGNAQETSPDEPRRLSPLTVSAGGSDSRLRSASRPNSPRDPRLQDGGGPSVQSLSMSDSHLAELDGDTLRLFGPGALETLERCWGVQTAATVTTVAFRYIHFDSIIPNFLRIRLKFPNLTHLMFMETSITHLPQLAALAQIRRLEQISVQPEGNPVVGLTLWRSFLIYRLQHLNLQKINGTEVTMNDIMASERMFGALGHVAATETPRCRLLLLLEESRKRQLQFLLDGRGRRSGQSPEELKENGKQLGDGLSRALFNYPSRVSDGPEEDGGDATQRSAMVQQYLRGLIHRASGHSVKADALQKLWPSLFAELVRDCVLEMRDRQAFRQTSLQRLTHSK, translated from the exons ATGCGCTCGTATAAACAGCAGAAGCGCGATAATAACACAGCTGGGAGTTTTCTGCCTCCTGCG GTTCACAGTTATAAGCAGCATCTAGCAGCAGTGAAGTCTTTACTGCCCGACAGACTGACACAGAGACCG CTTGATCTGAGGTTGTCAGATGAACTGAAGAAAGCTTTGAATGTGGACTCTGTGAAACCAAACCCCTCCAAAACCG ATGGGCGTCTGCATATGGCGGTCAGGCACATGCGCGCTCCTGTACTGGCAGGTGAGAGTGTGTTTGCGGGTGTGCAGCGCTGTGTTTTCTCCCTTCCTGTGGCACTTCCTGTTGGGATGGTGGCGGATTTGGGGCTGCAGGCGTACAGGGTGAAGCCCCATCGGATCGCTCACAGCGCAGGGGCCGCGTCTGCTCAGAGTAAAGCAGCTCTCGCTCACATGCGCG GTGACACAGGAAGTCTGCGTGACAGTTCTGCCCAAAGTTTCCCGTCTGCCATCAGCTTCAGAGATGACGTCACATCCTGTCCAGAGAGACTGGATCTGGACCG GCGCGGTTTGACGTCGATCCCTGATCTGGACGGGGGCGAAAAACTGCGTCTCCTCAACATGCAGCACAACCTCATCTCACACCTGCAGGACCTGGTTCACCTGCGGCACCTGGTGTTCCTCGATCTCCATGACAACCGCTTGATTGACATGTCTGGCATCTCCGCCCTCAGCTCTCTGCGTGTGCTGCTGCTCGGGAAgaatcg AATCCAGAGGATCTGTGATATGGATGGCCTCACCAAACTCGATGTTCTGGACTTACACAGTAATCAG ATCTCTCAGATTGAAAACGTGTCTGGTCTGTCGAAGCTTCGTCTGCTGAATCTATCAGGAAACCGCATCACTCGAGTGGAGAATCTGCAGGGCTTGAAGTGTCTGACCGAACTGAACCTGCGACACAACGGCATCACGTCTGTG ACGGGTGTGGAGCATCTTCCTCGTCTGCAGCGTCTGTTTCTCAGTGCTAACAGCATCAGCAG TTTTGATGCGCTGGCCTGTCTGTGGGACTGCCGCTCTCTCAGTGAGCTGAGCGTCGATGGGAATCCCGTGGCGCTGGAGTCATGCTACAGACAGACGCTCCTCCGCTGCTGCTCGCCACACCTTCAGCTGCTCGACATGAAGCGCGTCACA GAGGAGGAGAGACGCACGGCGAGTGTTTCAGCACGAAAGGAGGATGAGAAGAAGAAAGAGGGCCACAAACTGGCTGCGCACaag GAAAGGCGTCGACTGGCGATCCAGAATGCCGCGCAGCAGTGGGAGGGGCTTAAAGCGTGCCTCGAGCTTCCTGCGCAGAACGGCTCAAAGGAAGACGTCAGTCCAGACAATAGCCCCGCCCACAGCCCCGCGCAGACCAATGGGAACGCTCAGGAGACCTCGCCGGACGAGCCCAG GCGCTTGAGTCCGCTCACAGTCTCAGCCGGAGGAAGTGACAGCAGGTTACGATCGGCCAGTCGCCCAAACAGCCCCAGAGACCCCAG GCTGCAGGATGGCGGCGGTCCGAGCGTTCAGAGTCTGTCCATGTCTGACAGTCACCTGGCCGAGCTGGACGGAGACACGCTGCGTCTGTTTGGCCCCGGGGCCCTGGAGACGCTGGAGCGCTGCTGGGGCGTCCAGACGGCCGCGACCGTCACCACCGTCGCCTTCCGCTACATACACTTCGACTCCATCATTCCCAACTTCCTGCGCATCCGCCTTAAATTCCCAAACCTCACG CATCTGATGTTCATGGAGACGAGCATCACTCATCTTCCTCAGCTGGCGGCTCTGGCTCAGATCAGACGTCTGGAGCAGATCAGCGTCCAGCCGGAGGGGAATCCTGTGGTGGGACTGACGCTCTGGAGATCTTTCCTCATCTACAGACTTCAGCATCTCAACCTGCAGAAGATCAACGGCACAGAG GTGACTATGAATGACATCATGGCCTCCGAGCGGATGTTCGGGGCTCTGGGTCACGTCGCTGCTACAGAAACGCCGCGCTGTcgtctgctgctgctgctggaggAGTCCAG GAAGCGGCAGCTGCAGTTCCTGCTGGACGGTCGCGGTCGGAGAAGCGGTCAGAGTCCGGAGGAGCTGAAGGAGAACGGCAAACAGCTGGGAGACGGTTTGAGCCGAGCACTGTTCAACTACCCCAGCCGAGTGTCCGACGGCCCAGAG GAGGACGGCGGTGACGCGACGCAGCGCTCCGCGATGGTGCAGCAATATCTGCGAGGTCTGATTCACCGAGCGTCCGGTCACAGCGTGAAGGCCGACGCGCTGCAGAAGCTCTGGCCGTCGCTCTTCGCCGAGCTCGTGAGAGACTGTGTGCTGGagatgagagacagacaggctTTCAGACAGACGAGTCTCCAGCGGCTCACGCACAGCAAATGA
- the LOC127500214 gene encoding leucine-rich repeat-containing protein 49 isoform X2 translates to MSTWSIFKVHSYKQHLAAVKSLLPDRLTQRPLDLRLSDELKKALNVDSVKPNPSKTDGRLHMAVRHMRAPVLAGESVFAGVQRCVFSLPVALPVGMVADLGLQAYRVKPHRIAHSAGAASAQSKAALAHMRGDTGSLRDSSAQSFPSAISFRDDVTSCPERLDLDRRGLTSIPDLDGGEKLRLLNMQHNLISHLQDLVHLRHLVFLDLHDNRLIDMSGISALSSLRVLLLGKNRIQRICDMDGLTKLDVLDLHSNQISQIENVSGLSKLRLLNLSGNRITRVENLQGLKCLTELNLRHNGITSVTGVEHLPRLQRLFLSANSISSFDALACLWDCRSLSELSVDGNPVALESCYRQTLLRCCSPHLQLLDMKRVTEEERRTASVSARKEDEKKKEGHKLAAHKERRRLAIQNAAQQWEGLKACLELPAQNGSKEDVSPDNSPAHSPAQTNGNAQETSPDEPRRLSPLTVSAGGSDSRLRSASRPNSPRDPRLQDGGGPSVQSLSMSDSHLAELDGDTLRLFGPGALETLERCWGVQTAATVTTVAFRYIHFDSIIPNFLRIRLKFPNLTHLMFMETSITHLPQLAALAQIRRLEQISVQPEGNPVVGLTLWRSFLIYRLQHLNLQKINGTEVTMNDIMASERMFGALGHVAATETPRCRLLLLLEESRKRQLQFLLDGRGRRSGQSPEELKENGKQLGDGLSRALFNYPSRVSDGPEEDGGDATQRSAMVQQYLRGLIHRASGHSVKADALQKLWPSLFAELVRDCVLEMRDRQAFRQTSLQRLTHSK, encoded by the exons ATGTCGACATGGAGCATCTTTAAA GTTCACAGTTATAAGCAGCATCTAGCAGCAGTGAAGTCTTTACTGCCCGACAGACTGACACAGAGACCG CTTGATCTGAGGTTGTCAGATGAACTGAAGAAAGCTTTGAATGTGGACTCTGTGAAACCAAACCCCTCCAAAACCG ATGGGCGTCTGCATATGGCGGTCAGGCACATGCGCGCTCCTGTACTGGCAGGTGAGAGTGTGTTTGCGGGTGTGCAGCGCTGTGTTTTCTCCCTTCCTGTGGCACTTCCTGTTGGGATGGTGGCGGATTTGGGGCTGCAGGCGTACAGGGTGAAGCCCCATCGGATCGCTCACAGCGCAGGGGCCGCGTCTGCTCAGAGTAAAGCAGCTCTCGCTCACATGCGCG GTGACACAGGAAGTCTGCGTGACAGTTCTGCCCAAAGTTTCCCGTCTGCCATCAGCTTCAGAGATGACGTCACATCCTGTCCAGAGAGACTGGATCTGGACCG GCGCGGTTTGACGTCGATCCCTGATCTGGACGGGGGCGAAAAACTGCGTCTCCTCAACATGCAGCACAACCTCATCTCACACCTGCAGGACCTGGTTCACCTGCGGCACCTGGTGTTCCTCGATCTCCATGACAACCGCTTGATTGACATGTCTGGCATCTCCGCCCTCAGCTCTCTGCGTGTGCTGCTGCTCGGGAAgaatcg AATCCAGAGGATCTGTGATATGGATGGCCTCACCAAACTCGATGTTCTGGACTTACACAGTAATCAG ATCTCTCAGATTGAAAACGTGTCTGGTCTGTCGAAGCTTCGTCTGCTGAATCTATCAGGAAACCGCATCACTCGAGTGGAGAATCTGCAGGGCTTGAAGTGTCTGACCGAACTGAACCTGCGACACAACGGCATCACGTCTGTG ACGGGTGTGGAGCATCTTCCTCGTCTGCAGCGTCTGTTTCTCAGTGCTAACAGCATCAGCAG TTTTGATGCGCTGGCCTGTCTGTGGGACTGCCGCTCTCTCAGTGAGCTGAGCGTCGATGGGAATCCCGTGGCGCTGGAGTCATGCTACAGACAGACGCTCCTCCGCTGCTGCTCGCCACACCTTCAGCTGCTCGACATGAAGCGCGTCACA GAGGAGGAGAGACGCACGGCGAGTGTTTCAGCACGAAAGGAGGATGAGAAGAAGAAAGAGGGCCACAAACTGGCTGCGCACaag GAAAGGCGTCGACTGGCGATCCAGAATGCCGCGCAGCAGTGGGAGGGGCTTAAAGCGTGCCTCGAGCTTCCTGCGCAGAACGGCTCAAAGGAAGACGTCAGTCCAGACAATAGCCCCGCCCACAGCCCCGCGCAGACCAATGGGAACGCTCAGGAGACCTCGCCGGACGAGCCCAG GCGCTTGAGTCCGCTCACAGTCTCAGCCGGAGGAAGTGACAGCAGGTTACGATCGGCCAGTCGCCCAAACAGCCCCAGAGACCCCAG GCTGCAGGATGGCGGCGGTCCGAGCGTTCAGAGTCTGTCCATGTCTGACAGTCACCTGGCCGAGCTGGACGGAGACACGCTGCGTCTGTTTGGCCCCGGGGCCCTGGAGACGCTGGAGCGCTGCTGGGGCGTCCAGACGGCCGCGACCGTCACCACCGTCGCCTTCCGCTACATACACTTCGACTCCATCATTCCCAACTTCCTGCGCATCCGCCTTAAATTCCCAAACCTCACG CATCTGATGTTCATGGAGACGAGCATCACTCATCTTCCTCAGCTGGCGGCTCTGGCTCAGATCAGACGTCTGGAGCAGATCAGCGTCCAGCCGGAGGGGAATCCTGTGGTGGGACTGACGCTCTGGAGATCTTTCCTCATCTACAGACTTCAGCATCTCAACCTGCAGAAGATCAACGGCACAGAG GTGACTATGAATGACATCATGGCCTCCGAGCGGATGTTCGGGGCTCTGGGTCACGTCGCTGCTACAGAAACGCCGCGCTGTcgtctgctgctgctgctggaggAGTCCAG GAAGCGGCAGCTGCAGTTCCTGCTGGACGGTCGCGGTCGGAGAAGCGGTCAGAGTCCGGAGGAGCTGAAGGAGAACGGCAAACAGCTGGGAGACGGTTTGAGCCGAGCACTGTTCAACTACCCCAGCCGAGTGTCCGACGGCCCAGAG GAGGACGGCGGTGACGCGACGCAGCGCTCCGCGATGGTGCAGCAATATCTGCGAGGTCTGATTCACCGAGCGTCCGGTCACAGCGTGAAGGCCGACGCGCTGCAGAAGCTCTGGCCGTCGCTCTTCGCCGAGCTCGTGAGAGACTGTGTGCTGGagatgagagacagacaggctTTCAGACAGACGAGTCTCCAGCGGCTCACGCACAGCAAATGA
- the LOC127500214 gene encoding leucine-rich repeat-containing protein 49 isoform X3 has protein sequence MAVRHMRAPVLAGESVFAGVQRCVFSLPVALPVGMVADLGLQAYRVKPHRIAHSAGAASAQSKAALAHMRGDTGSLRDSSAQSFPSAISFRDDVTSCPERLDLDRRGLTSIPDLDGGEKLRLLNMQHNLISHLQDLVHLRHLVFLDLHDNRLIDMSGISALSSLRVLLLGKNRIQRICDMDGLTKLDVLDLHSNQISQIENVSGLSKLRLLNLSGNRITRVENLQGLKCLTELNLRHNGITSVTGVEHLPRLQRLFLSANSISSFDALACLWDCRSLSELSVDGNPVALESCYRQTLLRCCSPHLQLLDMKRVTEEERRTASVSARKEDEKKKEGHKLAAHKERRRLAIQNAAQQWEGLKACLELPAQNGSKEDVSPDNSPAHSPAQTNGNAQETSPDEPRRLSPLTVSAGGSDSRLRSASRPNSPRDPRLQDGGGPSVQSLSMSDSHLAELDGDTLRLFGPGALETLERCWGVQTAATVTTVAFRYIHFDSIIPNFLRIRLKFPNLTHLMFMETSITHLPQLAALAQIRRLEQISVQPEGNPVVGLTLWRSFLIYRLQHLNLQKINGTEVTMNDIMASERMFGALGHVAATETPRCRLLLLLEESRKRQLQFLLDGRGRRSGQSPEELKENGKQLGDGLSRALFNYPSRVSDGPEEDGGDATQRSAMVQQYLRGLIHRASGHSVKADALQKLWPSLFAELVRDCVLEMRDRQAFRQTSLQRLTHSK, from the exons ATGGCGGTCAGGCACATGCGCGCTCCTGTACTGGCAGGTGAGAGTGTGTTTGCGGGTGTGCAGCGCTGTGTTTTCTCCCTTCCTGTGGCACTTCCTGTTGGGATGGTGGCGGATTTGGGGCTGCAGGCGTACAGGGTGAAGCCCCATCGGATCGCTCACAGCGCAGGGGCCGCGTCTGCTCAGAGTAAAGCAGCTCTCGCTCACATGCGCG GTGACACAGGAAGTCTGCGTGACAGTTCTGCCCAAAGTTTCCCGTCTGCCATCAGCTTCAGAGATGACGTCACATCCTGTCCAGAGAGACTGGATCTGGACCG GCGCGGTTTGACGTCGATCCCTGATCTGGACGGGGGCGAAAAACTGCGTCTCCTCAACATGCAGCACAACCTCATCTCACACCTGCAGGACCTGGTTCACCTGCGGCACCTGGTGTTCCTCGATCTCCATGACAACCGCTTGATTGACATGTCTGGCATCTCCGCCCTCAGCTCTCTGCGTGTGCTGCTGCTCGGGAAgaatcg AATCCAGAGGATCTGTGATATGGATGGCCTCACCAAACTCGATGTTCTGGACTTACACAGTAATCAG ATCTCTCAGATTGAAAACGTGTCTGGTCTGTCGAAGCTTCGTCTGCTGAATCTATCAGGAAACCGCATCACTCGAGTGGAGAATCTGCAGGGCTTGAAGTGTCTGACCGAACTGAACCTGCGACACAACGGCATCACGTCTGTG ACGGGTGTGGAGCATCTTCCTCGTCTGCAGCGTCTGTTTCTCAGTGCTAACAGCATCAGCAG TTTTGATGCGCTGGCCTGTCTGTGGGACTGCCGCTCTCTCAGTGAGCTGAGCGTCGATGGGAATCCCGTGGCGCTGGAGTCATGCTACAGACAGACGCTCCTCCGCTGCTGCTCGCCACACCTTCAGCTGCTCGACATGAAGCGCGTCACA GAGGAGGAGAGACGCACGGCGAGTGTTTCAGCACGAAAGGAGGATGAGAAGAAGAAAGAGGGCCACAAACTGGCTGCGCACaag GAAAGGCGTCGACTGGCGATCCAGAATGCCGCGCAGCAGTGGGAGGGGCTTAAAGCGTGCCTCGAGCTTCCTGCGCAGAACGGCTCAAAGGAAGACGTCAGTCCAGACAATAGCCCCGCCCACAGCCCCGCGCAGACCAATGGGAACGCTCAGGAGACCTCGCCGGACGAGCCCAG GCGCTTGAGTCCGCTCACAGTCTCAGCCGGAGGAAGTGACAGCAGGTTACGATCGGCCAGTCGCCCAAACAGCCCCAGAGACCCCAG GCTGCAGGATGGCGGCGGTCCGAGCGTTCAGAGTCTGTCCATGTCTGACAGTCACCTGGCCGAGCTGGACGGAGACACGCTGCGTCTGTTTGGCCCCGGGGCCCTGGAGACGCTGGAGCGCTGCTGGGGCGTCCAGACGGCCGCGACCGTCACCACCGTCGCCTTCCGCTACATACACTTCGACTCCATCATTCCCAACTTCCTGCGCATCCGCCTTAAATTCCCAAACCTCACG CATCTGATGTTCATGGAGACGAGCATCACTCATCTTCCTCAGCTGGCGGCTCTGGCTCAGATCAGACGTCTGGAGCAGATCAGCGTCCAGCCGGAGGGGAATCCTGTGGTGGGACTGACGCTCTGGAGATCTTTCCTCATCTACAGACTTCAGCATCTCAACCTGCAGAAGATCAACGGCACAGAG GTGACTATGAATGACATCATGGCCTCCGAGCGGATGTTCGGGGCTCTGGGTCACGTCGCTGCTACAGAAACGCCGCGCTGTcgtctgctgctgctgctggaggAGTCCAG GAAGCGGCAGCTGCAGTTCCTGCTGGACGGTCGCGGTCGGAGAAGCGGTCAGAGTCCGGAGGAGCTGAAGGAGAACGGCAAACAGCTGGGAGACGGTTTGAGCCGAGCACTGTTCAACTACCCCAGCCGAGTGTCCGACGGCCCAGAG GAGGACGGCGGTGACGCGACGCAGCGCTCCGCGATGGTGCAGCAATATCTGCGAGGTCTGATTCACCGAGCGTCCGGTCACAGCGTGAAGGCCGACGCGCTGCAGAAGCTCTGGCCGTCGCTCTTCGCCGAGCTCGTGAGAGACTGTGTGCTGGagatgagagacagacaggctTTCAGACAGACGAGTCTCCAGCGGCTCACGCACAGCAAATGA